AATCAGCATGAGCTTTTTCGCTTAAATCAAAAAGATTATATGGCTGATTGTTTGATGCACAGACCTTAACTCTGTTTGACATGCTTCATTGCCCAAATGAAAACCAACCACCAATGACGGTGTCACTCCATTAGCCTTGAAATCAAAAGGCTGCTAACTGGCACACAGCACTGAGGATGATTTTGGATAATCCTAAATTGAATGAGAGTGAGGCACATGTGAAGGCTGGATTAGGGCTCGGAAATGCAGTCAGGGGCAATTTGAGGAGAGCCAGGTTTGCATAAAATATCATGCACATAATCATTTGTCAAGTTTGCATAAAATACCATCACGCACATAGACATTTTTTGTCAGAAAGAATGCAGGACACAGAAGGAACGGTCATAGAGAACAGTGAGTGAAAATGGTGCAGGAAGAAAGGTAGTTAATCACAGTGGAACATTCAAAGTTGGGAAAAGAAAGCCATACAGAAAATGTTCTACATTAACAAGGAaatgacatgacacacacatcgTCTCAAACATAAATGGTCAGATTTGCCCGTCTAGACAGCAGTGGGACCTCATGAGCGCTCCAGCACATCAATGGAAATGGTGCGTGACTGCAGCCATCTGGCAGCCGGTACTTAACCGTGGCAGCCTGAGACGCCCTCATCTCACCCTGACAGAGGACAAGGCTCTCTAGCCCAGAGAACATACACTGGGATATCCATGTGCTTGCTGAGTGACGCATGGCCAGATATTTCATTGGCAAATACCAACTTGTTGCCTCAAAGCAAGGAGCAGATCACAAGTCTTTAGTGCATTTGGCAGAGTACTATTATACAAATAGAAATTAACTTACAGCTGAAAAAAGGTCATTCAGCAAGTGTCAAGTTCAGGGCAAACAGAGGCTGCTGAGACATGGGAAATCAGCTCACCTAGTCTAATACCAGAGCCATGTGACTGACAAGTAACAGCACAGTCAGCATGCCTCAAATAGCTTATAGCCAGCCACCAGTGGAcacaaggagagaaaaaaaaaaaaaagcttgtttAACATTAATACATTTGAATGTAGAGTTAAATTTTGATATTCACCACAATTAATCCTGCACACTTTCTCTTGAATCGGCAAAGATGGAATACTTCATGATTGCCATCCTGTGGCCAAAAACTAAGACAAGCACAAGACAACCACCAATAGGAAGAAAAGGTCAAGACACAAAGTTTAAGTTTGACATTTTAATAGCCTCttaatatttataaaaaattaaatcaatttattacaaatattctaaaatatttaaacACAGATTAGGCATTATCCTGTGGATTTGTCTTCAAATCATTCAAAACTGATAATTACATTAAAGATCCTTCCAAAATATTGCTGCTACTCGGAATCAGGCATGCTATCAAAGTTCAGATCCCGTTTAGAAAGGACAGCCCGATACAAAGACGTGCCCCTGGCTTGTATAAAGGTGATGGTCATTTTCTTCTTGTCAATCTCAATGTGTGTAAAGCCACCCAGGGTAGAGGCCTTGCCAGTGAAGAACTTGAGGGAGTTGTGGGGAACGTGCTTGCGATGGCGAGTGTCTGGATCCATGAAGTTCCCAGCTCCACTGACAATGTAACCCACTCCAGACTCCTTGAGATACTAACCAAGCAGAGGGAGTCACATAAAAACCAAGTTCAGTACACAGCATTAAGTACCTCAAAATAAAATAGCCATTATGCAAAATATAAGGGAATCAATATATTTTGTGAGGAAAAAAACCCACCAACCTGTAGGTTGTGGTCATGGCCACAGAGGTAAGCTGTAGCCTTATACTTGACCAGTAGAGGGCGCAGCTTCTTCAGTAGGCAGTCAGTGGGGCCATGCTCAGAGATGGACCACACAGGGTAGTGGCCAGCGACCAGGAGGAAATCAGCCTTAGAGCGGGCCATGCGCTCCTGCAGCCAGACCAGCTGTCGGTTGGCATGGACGCTGTGGGGGCCGTGGGGTTTCTGGTTCAGGAAGTCGTCGGTCTTCCCACACAACAGAACAGTGTCCAGCATCAGGATGGTCACAGTGCTGTACGTCTGGGGGATGCGCAAGTTCAGCTCGTAGTAGTAGTATGGGTATTGCCTGAGGATGGGAGTGAAAGTCAGCATCAGACAAATATGAGTAGTCCTCACTCCAAATTAAACATACGAGAATTACAGGCAAGATAAAGGGCTCACCATCTCTTGGACACCTTTGAGTACTCAATTTGAGCCATGACATTTCCTGCATGGTCGTGGTTGCCAGCAACAACATACCATGGGACATTCAGAGACTTGGCAGTATACACCCTCTCAAAGGTCTCCTGAAAGGCCCAAAATCAAAAGTAAATCCACATCATGGCAAACGTTGCAATGACAAAAACAGGGACAGATTTAGCAAAGCAACATGCACAAACCTCAAACCTGGGGTCATTAACATCAGTCACCCCTTTGTAATAAAAGTTGTCTCCCAGGGACAGGATAAAATCAGCTCCCATCTGCTCAGCAATTCGGCCCATCTCAACAGCAGTAGCCTTCTCAATGGGCGTGATGTAAGGAGGATAGGGGAGTCCACCCCAGTCTCCAATTGCCAAGAAGCGAATAGATGACCTGTTACCTGCATGCAAAGAAGAAGACTTGGTGCTAGAAATCCACAAGTTACTTTCCAacagaaaagttttttttttttttttatatatatatatatatatatatggcaaTGTAGCTTAAGCTATTGGCATCTATACAACATGACTTGTCcagttacatttacatgtattcattaagCAACCTAAAGTGATGTCAGTAAAGTTAGTGAAGAATCAATAGCAATAGCACCAACTTAACTAATGATGCTtggtgaaggaaaaaaaaacaaaaacagtaaaaTGGTACTTACTGCCTTGGCCTTCAAGGTCAACATATGAGGTTGGGTAGCAAAGGATCACTGGTAGAAGAGCAAGCAGGACAGTTACTAGTGGTGCAGCCATCTGTTCAAAAGAAAGAGCACTTCAAGTAACACAAGCACTCAGCAAGTCCACACTGCTAACTTCTGCCAAATCCTATCTCCACCACTCTCTACCTGACAAGGGCCAGCATGCCCTTTAAAGCATCCTAGCTACCTGCTAATCAGCAACACCTGAGTCTACAACACACAAGCTGAGTGCCTATTGGTTAACACTGATTGATCATCAGGATAATTGAACTGAGGCAAAGAGGAGCGGGCAGGAAGTAATCACAGGGACATTTGGCGAGAGGAAATTGATCAGAAGTGAGAGAAAACAATATGTGAAactaatggcctccttacaccaaacaacttctTGAAAGagtcttgaaagattggagtcttttaactaatgccacCCATtaaagctttactcaaaagactacaatctttcaagaatctttcccaaatcttgtcaaagttgtttggtgtaaggatgTGGAGGCCATAACTAATCAGAATGGAACACTGTCTATATGAGGGGTCACTGTGGTAATGCTTTACATTCCAGACACACATATCAACAGTCCTGTCAGATAAAACAGACAGGTAGCAATGCATCCTAGTGACAAATACACATACCACAGAGGTAAACCAAAACACAACAGCAGAGCTTATTCAGTTGAGCAGTACCAGACAAAATGTTGAAGGCAGATGTGCATGATTGCAGGCATCAATAGGCTACATATCCGCAGAATTATTTTGACACATGAGCCACCATTCAATTTTAAGTGTCAATTCATTTTGCAAtcaagaataaagaaaaataaatgcaCATGGCCAAAGTACATACAGAAGAAGGACATTTAGTATCTACAACTGCATCTGTATCTACAACTGACTGAAATGGATATACTTATATGACTAAACATGTTCAAAGTCATTTCCTGAACATAGCAGTTTACAGTTTGACTCACATTGAGTGATTGAGGTCCCCAGTGGTAGTCCTCAGAGGAGGCTGAGGTCTTTATAGTGGTCACTCTCCAACAAACTCCTACTGAGCGCTCCCTCTCCAGCAGCACTTATATCAGCCTCCgtcaaagggtgtgtgtgtgtgtgtgtgtgtgtgtgcgctccttCGAGATCAGTTGGGACATGAGAATGCCATGCGggcaaagcatgttcacactGACTCAGTGTCTTGTCTCGACGCGTCACTCCAGATACATGTGACAATGCCACCAGCAAGCGGCTGGAGGGAAGAGGGAGATCGGTTCACTCTGGTGCtactttgagtttgtgtcacagGGGGatatccatctccctctctgggTCAACCCTGGACTGGAACTAGATACCTTAAAAGGGTGGTCAATATGATAATGATGATTAGAGAACACACAAAGCAAAAGACCCAGTTCTACTTAATTGTTAAGTCCATATATGTTCCTTAggcattattattgttgttatagtTTAGGAATGTAgagtaaaattatatatatatatacacatacacaattatTTAGTGATACAACTGCAGAAATGCAAATTTTAGAACGCTCAAATCAGAGCTTTGGATAACAAACATGCATATAGGGAAAGCATGGCCACCTTTCCCTCTGGACATGTCTTCACTGGACGTCTCTATGGGATATGATGCAAAATGACAGCCAATAATGGCCGGTATCCATGCCAGGAAATGTGAACCCTGGTTACTGGATCCATGAGCAATATAGATCAGTAGGAGAAGCTTTTCAACTGATTGGTCCAAAACAAATTCACTAGTTGGAGGAAGAACAAAAAGACAAGAGAATGTTTATTGTCAACACAATGTGCCTAACTGTACCCTCTAAAATGTGCCCTCCAACAGTGTTTGAACTGATGCCTTCAACTGAATGTTTTTTGGTCATTGCTTCAACCTCGTTTATAATGACTAATGAATACAGTAGTAACAAATGCACGAGGAGAATCCAAGGTATTTCTGCACCCATCTCTGCATGAGTAATCTTCATCTCAATGTGACAGCTGCAGCATTTTAGCAAATAAGTGCACATTTAAAGTTTAACCAAGTTCAGAAGTTTAAAACCGTAAAGTTTAAACCTGGTCACCCACTGCTGACTGGATCACAGCCCTGTGAGGAgggtccactttttttttttcgtaaaTGAGACAAtgttaaaaagacaaaatgaaaatacaaaatgttTTATTCATTAGAAACAGGTTTCATTAAGTTGGAAAACAAGAGCAACCTATCCATTTTATTAAGAAAAATCTGATCATTCAGTCCTTAGTTTGGAAAGATATCGCCACTCGGCTACAGTCACAAAACTCAAACTGATAATGAGAGAACATTACGGTACTCtgattgataaaaaataaagttagCAGCAGTGGTTCAAACCACTACACCTTCTTATGTACAACAGCTTTAGTTTCCCGTCTACCAACACACTGATCAAAAAAGAAGGAGGAACATGGctgacacactttttttttccatgctaaaaaaaaagaattaagaTCATGACACATGCCGACTTCCTCTTCCCAGGTAGGAACAGATTCCTGACCAGTCACACGTTACAATTAGTTTCCAATCACACATATTATAAATATCAACAGGTGACGGGGATATGGAACAGCTGGAAATAAAAACCCAAGACAGACCTGCAGTCAAGCGTCACTGAGACAGCGCATCAAAACActgccaaaaacaaacaacgcATGGGCCTTGACCAaacctaaacaaacaaacaaaaactaaacaacagagagagagaaagaaagagaaagccaTGCTTGATTTTGAGATGCTGTGCATTTCAGTTGATGCAAGCAAGCTCCCCCACAGACAAGCAGAGTGAGGCTGGATCATGGCTGAAGTGGATCTATTTGTAGGTGGGGTAGGTAGCTCCAGTGGAGTAGCCTCCTATGTTGGGATAGGCTGACTGGGTGTAGCTGTAGCCCTGAGCTCCTGGCATGCCATAGGACATCTGGCTGGCATAGGCTGTAGGTGGAAATGACACAGGAGAACGACACAAGGAATTAAAAGGCTGCACATTTCAGTCATGTCTACATTAGTGGATATACAAAGTCTacgtgtttacacacacacacacacacacacacacgcacagcttgATAAAATCCGTAAGCATCTCTTGTCTGTGAGCTAAGTATGGTCTGGTACTACTAACTTCGTTTACAATTCTTCCACTGActccaacataagctggcagcATCATTGTCAGAAAGCCCTTTCCTACGTGTGCAGTGCAGCACTCACCCCCATAGCTGTAGTCTGTGGTGGCGGGGGCTTCAGGGGCGTGCCTGGCGTAACCGTACCCGTAGTCAGGGCCCACTAGTGGAGTCTGGCTGGGCGGGGGCTTCTTGTAGGGGGTGTAGCCCTGGCTGTAAGACACTGggtaggtggtggtgggggtggcggcggcagcagcagcaggggcgGTGGCCTTGGGGCCAGGGGCAGCAGGGGCAGCTGTGCTGCTGGGGTAACCAGTAGGGCACGTGGGGGGGGCACACTGGGAGGCCCGGGGGTGGAGGGGCAGCTTGCTTCGGGGACCCGGACCCAGCCTCCAGCTGGGGGAGGTGGTTTCTGGTGAAGAGGTGGCACAACGGAGCCAcgttagccaaataaataaaagactCAAATGCTATCAAAACAAATGATTGGAGCACGACAGGAAGGGGACCTACCATAAGAGCCGCTGTAGAAGGACGTGGAGGTGCTGCCGTAGCCATACGTTCCCATGCCACCAGCTGAAACAGACCATCAAGTTAACACCACACATACGCTAACACAGGCTTTTATACGTCACACTCGTGTGAGAAGGCATGAAGAGACGAGTGCTGTCTATGGTCTCAGTCAGACAGGAGTGCTGTCTATGGTCTCAGTCAGACAGGAGTGCTGTCTATGGTCTCAGTCAGACAGGAGTGCTGTCTATGGTCTCAGTCAGACAGGAGTGCTGTCTATGGTCTCAGTCAGACAGGAGTGCTGTCTATGGTCTCAGTCAGACAGGAGTGCTGTGCTGTCTATGGTCTCAGTCAGACAGGAGTGCTGTCTATGGTCTCAGTCAGACAGGTCTCAGTGCTGTCTATGGTCTCAGTCAGACAGGAGTGCTGTCTGTCTATCAGACAGGGAGTCTCAGTCAGACAGGAGTGCTGTCTATGGTCTCTCAGTCAGACAGGAGTGCTGTCTATGGTCTCAGTCAGACAGGAGTGCTGTCTATGGTctcagacagtcagacaggagTGCTGTGCTGTCTAGGGGCCAGACAGGAGTCTCCAGTCAGACAGGAGTGCTGTCTATGGTCTCAGTCAGACAGGAGTGCTGTCTATGGTCTCAGTCAGACAGGAGTGCTGTCTATGGTCTCAGTCAGACAGGAGTGCTGTCTGGTCTATGGTCTCAGTCAGACAGGAGTGCTGTCTATGGTCTCAGTCAGACAGGAGTGCTGTCTATGGTCTCAGTCAGACAGGAGTGCTGTCTATGGTCTCAGTCAGACAGGAGTGCTGTCTATGGTCTCAGTCAGACAGGAGTGCTGTCTATGGTCTCAGTCAGACAGGAGTGCTGTCTATGGTCTCAGTCAGACAGGAGTGCTGTCTATGGTCTCAGTCAGACAGGAGTGCTGTCTATGGTCTCAGTCAGACAGGAGTGCTGTCTATGGTCTCAGTCAGACAGGAGTGCTGTCTATGGTCTCAGTCAGACAGGAGTGCTGTCTATGGTCTCAGTCAGACAGGAGTGCTGTCTATGGTCTCAGTCAGACAGGAGTGCTGTCTATGGTCTCAGTCAGACAGGAGTGCTGTCTATGGTCTCAGTCAGACAGGAGTGCTGTCTATGGTctcagacagtcagacaggagTGCTGTCTATGGTCTCAGTCAGACAGGAGTGCTGTCTATGGTCTCAGTCAGACAGGAGTGCTGTCATCAGACAGGGTCATGGTCTCAGTCAGGGGACAGGAGTGCTGTCTATGGTCTCAGTCAGACAGGAGTGCTGTCTATGGTCTCAGTCAGACAGGAGTGCTGTCTATGGTCTCAGTCAGACAGGAGTGCTGTCTATGGTCTCAGTCAGACAGGAGTGCTGTCTATGGTCTCAGTCAGACATGGTCCCAGTCAGACAGGAGTGCTGTCTATGGTCTCAGTCAGACAGGAGTGCTGTCTATGGTCTCAGTCAGACAGGAGTGCTGTCATGGTCTCAGTCAGACAGGAGTGCTGTCTATGGTCTCAGTCAGACAGGAGTGCTGTCTATGGTCTCAGTCAGACAGGAGTGCTGTCTATGGTCTCAGTCAGACAGGAGTGCTGTCTATGGTCTCAGTCAGACAGGAGTG
This window of the Alosa alosa isolate M-15738 ecotype Scorff River chromosome 7, AALO_Geno_1.1, whole genome shotgun sequence genome carries:
- the acp5a gene encoding tartrate-resistant acid phosphatase type 5a, which codes for MAAPLVTVLLALLPVILCYPTSYVDLEGQGSNRSSIRFLAIGDWGGLPYPPYITPIEKATAVEMGRIAEQMGADFILSLGDNFYYKGVTDVNDPRFEETFERVYTAKSLNVPWYVVAGNHDHAGNVMAQIEYSKVSKRWQYPYYYYELNLRIPQTYSTVTILMLDTVLLCGKTDDFLNQKPHGPHSVHANRQLVWLQERMARSKADFLLVAGHYPVWSISEHGPTDCLLKKLRPLLVKYKATAYLCGHDHNLQYLKESGVGYIVSGAGNFMDPDTRHRKHVPHNSLKFFTGKASTLGGFTHIEIDKKKMTITFIQARGTSLYRAVLSKRDLNFDSMPDSE